AAGTCAGTATGCTTTAGTAAGCGTCAAGTTCCAAAGACACCTTCTTACACTTATTATATTTCCTTCTATTTCATTAATTATTTTGGAACACTTCCTGCACTAAGGTGCAAGAACGCCTGCGTTTTACTCTGGAGTGCATTAAAAGACAGGTTTTTTAAAAGCGCTACAATCGCCGATTCTTTTATTTAGACCGAAATAAACATGAAACTAAGTGCTCTAAAACACTGCATCCTTGCTCACCCTTTCAGAATACTGCTGGACACGCTGGGGAGTTCTTCGACGCCAGGCCTCAAGAAGTGTTCTCTTTTCCCACAACAATTCGTGAAGGAATTTCCAGTCTTTGTCTTTCACACATTTTGTTTATCATGCTTCGAGCTAATTTCAACACAAACAGACATTAGTAGATACGTAAAAGAAAATACTAATGATGATCATCTATATTCTGGCCTTCAAGCCGTTCAACATATGTCCAAACGAAAACTATTTAAGGCGTTCCTATTCCTCTTCCGGTTCACGTTTCCTTCATTGGTAATGTTAAGGCAAATCACAGTTCTTCCACAGTTGCATAACGTCCGATCCCCGTGTCTTTTCACTGATCCATGCTTTAGTCTTCTCGATCTGATCCGGCGTGAAATGAGTCTTCCAGTCACCAACAACCCCTTTGCGGACAAACTGTTTCTGTTCGTGCATCTCCGGCAATTCAGCCACAAACTTGCGCTGCACTTCCAAGGATTTAATGGCTTTTTCGGGTGGGAGGCTCCACAATTTTTTTAGAAAGGGCCTCTCCCCGCTGAATACTTGATTCACGTTCTCCTTGCTCGAGGCGCTTACCACTTTGTGCAGTAATGCAGGATCCTTCCGAAGTTCACTTCCGTACTGTTTCCCAAGAAAGTCAGCTACCTTTAGCGTCCAGGAGGTGGTATCGTTCCTCATATCTTCGAATGTGAAGCACAAAATGTTCGGCAAATCTCGGTGCTCGTACCAGGACAACAGGTGGTCGAAGTAGTCGCCGAAATTCAGCCTCCCCGAGATGAAAAGTTCGTGAAACCGTC
This region of Amblyomma americanum isolate KBUSLIRL-KWMA chromosome 5, ASM5285725v1, whole genome shotgun sequence genomic DNA includes:
- the LOC144135407 gene encoding sulfotransferase ssu-1-like — translated: MDLQAYRNVDGVWVNKTFHDDILRSAINYKPHPGDIFVAAYPKCGTTWTQFLALSILHRGEPPKTPIEFLLASPFLEVMGAEAAEKMVRPGPIKTHLPFHKVPFSSEAKYIYATRNPYDVCVSFYYQVVGFTPKSVEDVSFGRFHELFISGRLNFGDYFDHLLSWYEHRDLPNILCFTFEDMRNDTTSWTLKVADFLGKQYGSELRKDPALLHKVVSASSKENVNQVFSGERPFLKKLWSLPPEKAIKSLEVQRKFVAELPEMHEQKQFVRKGVVGDWKTHFTPDQIEKTKAWISEKTRGSDVMQLWKNCDLP